A region of Thermovibrio ammonificans HB-1 DNA encodes the following proteins:
- the tilS gene encoding tRNA lysidine(34) synthetase TilS, which yields MFKEKVLSTCQKFNLIPPGSKLLVALSGGPDSVALLNVLLELRGELQLSSLAAVHVNHQLRGAESERDERFVKELCGQLGVPLFTERVTVNPKGKGVEAAARQERYRVFDRVLRLWKGDYVALGHTASDLAETVLLNLAKGTGIRGLRGFLPKRDRYVRPLFEVTRREVEEYLELKGLPYIVDSSNLSTDFERNLIRIEVVPRLRRLNPRFEESVLRLTSTLRGIEFFLNSQVEALLERFTAGGHFCAPLEELLKLPEVLQGELLIGAVKRLTGKGLSFRKVEKCLELIKKGSFARYSLGNGLTFVVDAGRACILPEQEGLKPFEFRVTDLPAEIETPSGVLRFSLNRGYPLIPLKKFKGQGIIVRNRKPGDRVDLGRHTRPLKKLLNEAKVPVLERDGLPVVEFGGRVLYVPFVSLPRRELPQPFVGVEFEERKSSDSPAGD from the coding sequence ATGTTTAAAGAGAAGGTTCTCTCCACCTGCCAAAAGTTCAACCTGATTCCTCCGGGTTCCAAGCTCCTCGTTGCCCTCTCCGGAGGCCCGGACTCGGTAGCCCTTCTAAACGTCCTCCTTGAACTCCGTGGAGAGCTTCAACTCAGCTCCCTTGCCGCCGTTCACGTGAACCACCAGCTCAGGGGAGCCGAGTCCGAAAGGGATGAGCGGTTTGTAAAGGAGCTGTGCGGGCAGCTGGGAGTTCCCCTTTTTACCGAAAGGGTTACGGTAAACCCCAAAGGGAAAGGGGTAGAGGCCGCCGCCCGACAGGAGCGCTACAGGGTTTTTGATAGAGTCCTCAGGCTCTGGAAGGGCGACTACGTTGCCCTTGGCCATACCGCCTCCGACCTTGCAGAAACGGTTCTCCTCAACCTTGCCAAGGGAACCGGCATCAGGGGGCTCAGGGGATTCCTCCCCAAAAGGGACCGCTACGTTAGGCCCCTCTTTGAGGTGACCCGCCGGGAAGTTGAGGAGTACTTAGAGCTAAAAGGGCTCCCCTATATAGTAGACAGCAGCAACCTCTCTACCGACTTTGAGAGGAACTTAATCAGAATCGAGGTTGTTCCCCGGCTGAGGCGGCTGAACCCCAGGTTTGAAGAGTCCGTTTTGAGGCTTACTTCAACCTTGAGGGGCATTGAGTTTTTCCTGAACTCTCAAGTTGAGGCCCTCCTTGAGAGGTTCACGGCGGGAGGACACTTCTGCGCCCCCTTAGAGGAGCTCCTTAAGCTCCCCGAAGTTCTGCAGGGAGAGCTTCTCATAGGGGCGGTAAAGCGCCTTACCGGGAAGGGGCTCTCCTTTAGGAAGGTCGAGAAGTGCTTGGAGCTTATAAAAAAGGGGAGCTTTGCCCGCTACTCGTTGGGAAACGGGCTCACCTTCGTTGTAGACGCCGGGAGGGCCTGTATCCTGCCCGAGCAGGAAGGCCTTAAACCTTTTGAATTTAGAGTTACAGACCTTCCGGCCGAAATTGAAACTCCTTCGGGGGTTTTAAGGTTCTCCCTTAATCGGGGATACCCCTTGATACCCCTAAAAAAGTTTAAGGGCCAAGGTATAATTGTCCGAAACAGAAAACCCGGAGACAGGGTAGACCTCGGCCGGCACACGAGGCCGCTTAAGAAGCTCCTTAACGAGGCGAAAGTCCCGGTTCTTGAGAGGGACGGGCTGCCGGTTGTAGAGTTCGGCGGTCGGGTTCTCTACGTGCCCTTTGTGAGCCTGCCCCGTAGGGAGCTTCCCCAACCTTTTGTAGGGGTCGAATTTGAAGAGCGTAAAAGTTCTGATTCCCCAGCAGGAGATTGA
- the ftsH gene encoding ATP-dependent zinc metalloprotease FtsH: MDKFKAIGKSLALWLAIALMIILAFNFFNSNNFKTPTEPFSTFVQQVQKGEVKKVVIQGQKVIGLTKDGKPFETYLPPGYNEIVKEMSKKGVEIEVKPEEGSPWYITVLVSWLPMIFLILLWFSMMRQMSAGSSKALSFAKSRAKVFIDNKPKVTFKDVAGIDEVKEEVSEIVDFLKNPKKYQQLGGRIPKGVLLAGPPGTGKTLLAKAIAGEANVPFLSVSGSEFVEMFVGVGASRVRDLFDQAKKHAPCIVFIDEIDAVGRKRGAGISGGHDEREQTLNQLLVEMDGFESSDGIIVIAATNRPDILDPALLRPGRFDRQIFVPLPDVKGRLEILKIHTRNKPLADDVDLEVIARSTPGFSGADLANIVNEAALIAARKNHGKITMEDFEEAKDKVTMGIERKSMVLSEQEKITTAYHEAGHALVAKLLPNADKVHKVTIIPRGKALGVTQQLPEEDRYTYTKEYLLDRLAVLFGGRVAEELALGTISTGAGNDIERATELARRMVAEWGMSEKIGPISVKIREQLGEPVEIVSEEMRRLIDKEVKRIITETYNRTKELLSQNMDKLENLARALLERETLTGEEIDLAIKGELTKSSGNGPDKGGSEGKKEEKERKGDVDDFGLSPQLEA; this comes from the coding sequence ATGGACAAATTTAAAGCGATAGGTAAGAGCTTGGCGCTGTGGCTCGCCATAGCCCTTATGATTATCCTTGCCTTTAACTTCTTTAACTCCAATAACTTCAAGACGCCTACAGAGCCCTTCTCCACCTTTGTTCAGCAAGTTCAAAAGGGAGAGGTGAAAAAGGTCGTTATTCAGGGACAAAAGGTTATAGGTCTCACCAAAGACGGTAAGCCCTTTGAAACCTACCTTCCCCCCGGCTACAACGAAATAGTGAAGGAGATGTCTAAGAAGGGCGTTGAGATTGAGGTGAAGCCCGAAGAGGGAAGCCCTTGGTACATCACCGTTTTGGTCTCTTGGCTGCCGATGATATTCCTAATACTCCTGTGGTTCAGCATGATGCGCCAGATGAGCGCCGGCAGCAGTAAGGCCCTCTCCTTCGCAAAGAGCAGGGCAAAGGTGTTCATAGACAACAAGCCTAAAGTTACCTTCAAGGACGTTGCCGGTATAGACGAAGTTAAAGAGGAGGTCTCCGAAATCGTTGACTTCCTCAAGAACCCCAAGAAGTACCAGCAGCTCGGCGGAAGGATTCCGAAAGGGGTTCTCCTTGCAGGCCCCCCGGGAACCGGTAAAACCCTCCTTGCCAAGGCGATAGCCGGTGAGGCCAACGTTCCCTTCCTGTCGGTTAGCGGTTCCGAGTTCGTCGAGATGTTCGTGGGCGTTGGTGCCTCAAGGGTCAGGGACCTATTCGACCAGGCCAAGAAACACGCCCCCTGTATAGTCTTCATAGACGAAATAGACGCTGTAGGCCGCAAAAGGGGGGCCGGTATAAGCGGCGGCCACGACGAGAGGGAGCAGACCCTCAACCAGCTCCTTGTAGAGATGGACGGTTTTGAAAGTAGCGACGGCATAATAGTTATAGCCGCAACCAACAGGCCCGATATCCTCGACCCCGCCCTTTTAAGGCCGGGCCGCTTCGACAGGCAGATATTCGTTCCCCTTCCCGACGTTAAGGGGAGGCTGGAGATACTCAAAATCCACACCAGGAACAAGCCCCTGGCAGACGACGTAGACCTTGAGGTTATTGCCCGCTCTACCCCGGGCTTTTCCGGTGCTGACCTTGCCAACATAGTGAACGAGGCGGCCCTCATAGCCGCCAGGAAGAACCACGGCAAGATAACCATGGAGGACTTTGAAGAGGCCAAAGACAAGGTAACTATGGGTATAGAGCGTAAGAGCATGGTTCTTTCCGAGCAGGAGAAGATAACCACCGCCTACCACGAGGCCGGGCACGCCCTTGTGGCGAAGCTCCTGCCGAACGCCGATAAGGTTCACAAGGTTACCATTATTCCCCGCGGTAAGGCTCTCGGCGTTACTCAGCAGCTTCCCGAGGAAGACCGCTACACCTACACCAAGGAGTACCTGCTCGATAGGCTCGCCGTTTTATTCGGCGGAAGGGTTGCCGAGGAGTTGGCGCTGGGAACAATCTCTACCGGTGCCGGTAACGATATAGAGAGGGCCACCGAGCTTGCCCGCAGAATGGTGGCAGAGTGGGGTATGAGCGAGAAAATCGGCCCCATTTCGGTTAAGATTAGGGAGCAGCTGGGAGAGCCGGTAGAGATAGTCAGCGAGGAGATGAGGCGGCTCATCGATAAAGAGGTTAAGAGGATAATCACCGAGACCTACAACAGGACGAAGGAGCTCCTCTCCCAGAATATGGACAAGCTGGAGAACCTTGCGAGGGCCCTCTTAGAGAGGGAGACCCTTACCGGAGAGGAGATAGACCTTGCGATAAAGGGGGAGCTCACCAAGAGCTCCGGCAACGGCCCCGACAAAGGCGGCTCGGAGGGGAAGAAGGAGGAGAAGGAGAGGAAGGGGGACGTTGACGATTTCGGCTTGAGTCCGCAGCTGGAGGCGTAA
- the hpt gene encoding hypoxanthine phosphoribosyltransferase: MKSVKVLIPQQEIENRVKELAREIASQVEGELLVIALLKGAFVFTADLVRHLSLPLQVDFIRAKSYRGAERGELSVVAGPELPVEGKTVLLVDDIFDSGKTLETVAEKLKEMGASKVLTCVLLEKELGRDTDFRPDFVGFKVPDYFVVGYGLDLNETYRQLPYIATVEGEEDGQI, translated from the coding sequence TTGAAGAGCGTAAAAGTTCTGATTCCCCAGCAGGAGATTGAGAATCGGGTTAAAGAGCTCGCCCGGGAGATAGCCTCACAAGTAGAGGGAGAGCTTCTCGTAATCGCCCTCCTTAAAGGGGCTTTTGTCTTTACCGCTGACCTCGTCAGGCACCTGTCCCTTCCCCTTCAGGTGGACTTCATAAGGGCCAAGAGCTATCGGGGAGCAGAGAGGGGAGAGCTCTCCGTAGTTGCCGGACCGGAGCTTCCCGTTGAGGGGAAAACGGTCCTCCTTGTAGACGACATCTTCGATTCGGGAAAGACCCTTGAAACTGTAGCAGAGAAGCTGAAGGAGATGGGAGCCTCTAAGGTTCTCACCTGCGTTCTCCTCGAGAAGGAGCTCGGCAGGGATACCGACTTCCGGCCGGACTTCGTAGGTTTTAAGGTGCCCGACTACTTTGTTGTCGGTTACGGCTTAGATTTAAACGAGACCTACAGACAACTCCCCTACATAGCAACGGTAGAAGGAGAGGAAGATGGACAAATTTAA